From Triticum aestivum cultivar Chinese Spring chromosome 7B, IWGSC CS RefSeq v2.1, whole genome shotgun sequence:
CAGGCCCGACATATTTTACTTGCTAGCTTACCGCTTACTTGGGAGGCTTGAAGTAGGCATAGACAGCGAAGAAGGTCTGCAGCACGGACATGGCGAGCAGGAGCAGAGCTGCGAAGACCGACATGGCCACCCAAGGGTTGCTGAAGTAGTTGCGCACAAGCTCCATGCGCCACTTGTGCCGCCTGCGCTCCCTGTACCTGTTCACGTCGTCCATCAGACCGACCAGGTAGTTGTTTGTCGACCAGTGCACCCTCCCGACGACGTCGCTGAAGAATTGCCAGGCGACCCTCCTGCTGCTGAGGTGGCTGACGAGGACGCCGTGCAGTTCGAGGATCCTCATGTCCTCCGCCGAAGTGATGAGGCAGTCCATGAAAACGGCGTAAGTGGAGACATCTCGCGGGGTGTCCGGGTAGGTCTGCTCGAACGCGATCAGGTTCCGGAACAGCGACTCGCTCGAGTCGTTGAGCTCCAGCTGCGGGATCTCCAGGATGCCCCGGGCCAGGGAGAAGGTAACGTTCAGGAAGCTCGTGGCATTCTCCCTCTTGCGGAACCGAACCCCAGCCTCCTCCAGCTCCTTTGCGCACGGGATCCACTGCGGGATCTCAGACAGCAGATGGTCGGCTCGGCGCGGGCCGGAATGCTGCGGGCGGTGGTTGGGCGGGAAGCCGACCGAGAGGTAGAAGAGGTGTAGCAGGTGGTGCACCTGGTCGCATTCAATGGACCAGCGCTGCAGCATCTGGGGACGAAGAGAGCGGAAAAGCCTGAGGCTGCCGGTCACCAGGAGCTCCTCGTGCTCGTCCTCGTTCATCAGCTGCTGAAAGAGCTCTTGAATCACGAAGAACGGGATCTGGTTCTCAAGCAGCAGCAGGTCCCGCGTCACAAGCTGCCACACAAAGCACCTGCCGTAAACCTGAGCCCAGTCCTC
This genomic window contains:
- the LOC123163005 gene encoding UPF0481 protein At3g47200 isoform X2 — protein: MSDHTFDKLQPIYRATICSAQVPEHFDLDGATSRNLLANPGHSVSSGNNSDEHADGGHFKILLELLGGAGDPMSKQQPTIYVVPKELTKKLDYNPQGEHMPVAVCLGRPYGSPGTQRMENYKWRCVGQLIRRQRRCPLLEPERTAVLLDGCLTSMEGLLPRIRASYSEDTLMNMVGYPDKDVADLMLKDGCFILHRLLKYAIRAKMEEAGGSSDQFVDTDEDWAQVYGRCFVWQLVTRDLLLLENQIPFFVIQELFQQLMNEDEHEELLVTGSLRLFRSLRPQMLQRWSIECDQVHHLLHLFYLSVGFPPNHRPQHSGPRRADHLLSEIPQWIPCAKELEEAGVRFRKRENATSFLNVTFSLARGILEIPQLELNDSSESLFRNLIAFEQTYPDTPRDVSTYAVFMDCLITSAEDMRILELHGVLVSHLSSRRVAWQFFSDVVGRVHWSTNNYLVGLMDDVNRYRERRRHKWRMELVRNYFSNPWVAMSVFAALLLLAMSVLQTFFAVYAYFKPPK
- the LOC123163005 gene encoding UPF0481 protein At3g47200 isoform X1 — its product is MSDHTFDKLQPIYRLVRATICSAQVPEHFDLDGATSRNLLANPGHSVSSGNNSDEHADGGHFKILLELLGGAGDPMSKQQPTIYVVPKELTKKLDYNPQGEHMPVAVCLGRPYGSPGTQRMENYKWRCVGQLIRRQRRCPLLEPERTAVLLDGCLTSMEGLLPRIRASYSEDTLMNMVGYPDKDVADLMLKDGCFILHRLLKYAIRAKMEEAGGSSDQFVDTDEDWAQVYGRCFVWQLVTRDLLLLENQIPFFVIQELFQQLMNEDEHEELLVTGSLRLFRSLRPQMLQRWSIECDQVHHLLHLFYLSVGFPPNHRPQHSGPRRADHLLSEIPQWIPCAKELEEAGVRFRKRENATSFLNVTFSLARGILEIPQLELNDSSESLFRNLIAFEQTYPDTPRDVSTYAVFMDCLITSAEDMRILELHGVLVSHLSSRRVAWQFFSDVVGRVHWSTNNYLVGLMDDVNRYRERRRHKWRMELVRNYFSNPWVAMSVFAALLLLAMSVLQTFFAVYAYFKPPK
- the LOC123163005 gene encoding UPF0481 protein At3g47200 isoform X4, producing the protein MSDHTFDKLQPIYRATICSAQVPEHFDLDGATSRNLLANPGHSGNNSDEHADGGHFKILLELLGGAGDPMSKQQPTIYVVPKELTKKLDYNPQGEHMPVAVCLGRPYGSPGTQRMENYKWRCVGQLIRRQRRCPLLEPERTAVLLDGCLTSMEGLLPRIRASYSEDTLMNMVGYPDKDVADLMLKDGCFILHRLLKYAIRAKMEEAGGSSDQFVDTDEDWAQVYGRCFVWQLVTRDLLLLENQIPFFVIQELFQQLMNEDEHEELLVTGSLRLFRSLRPQMLQRWSIECDQVHHLLHLFYLSVGFPPNHRPQHSGPRRADHLLSEIPQWIPCAKELEEAGVRFRKRENATSFLNVTFSLARGILEIPQLELNDSSESLFRNLIAFEQTYPDTPRDVSTYAVFMDCLITSAEDMRILELHGVLVSHLSSRRVAWQFFSDVVGRVHWSTNNYLVGLMDDVNRYRERRRHKWRMELVRNYFSNPWVAMSVFAALLLLAMSVLQTFFAVYAYFKPPK
- the LOC123163005 gene encoding UPF0481 protein At3g47200 isoform X3 — encoded protein: MSDHTFDKLQPIYRLVRATICSAQVPEHFDLDGATSRNLLANPGHSGNNSDEHADGGHFKILLELLGGAGDPMSKQQPTIYVVPKELTKKLDYNPQGEHMPVAVCLGRPYGSPGTQRMENYKWRCVGQLIRRQRRCPLLEPERTAVLLDGCLTSMEGLLPRIRASYSEDTLMNMVGYPDKDVADLMLKDGCFILHRLLKYAIRAKMEEAGGSSDQFVDTDEDWAQVYGRCFVWQLVTRDLLLLENQIPFFVIQELFQQLMNEDEHEELLVTGSLRLFRSLRPQMLQRWSIECDQVHHLLHLFYLSVGFPPNHRPQHSGPRRADHLLSEIPQWIPCAKELEEAGVRFRKRENATSFLNVTFSLARGILEIPQLELNDSSESLFRNLIAFEQTYPDTPRDVSTYAVFMDCLITSAEDMRILELHGVLVSHLSSRRVAWQFFSDVVGRVHWSTNNYLVGLMDDVNRYRERRRHKWRMELVRNYFSNPWVAMSVFAALLLLAMSVLQTFFAVYAYFKPPK